The genomic interval CGCGGCACCGGGACGCTGGTCCTCACCAAGGACAGCGACTTCACGTTGCCCAGGTCCCGCCAGCGGCAGTCCGTGCGGACTCAGGGTGGCAACCACCCGTACGTCACCACGTCCCACCCGGACCCGCCCGCGATCACGGTCGAGCGCGGGGCGACCCTGCAGTACGGCGACGGCGGGACGACAGGCCTGATCGGCCACTTCCCCTACAACACCCCGGCGTTCCGGCTGAACCAGGACAACATCCGGGTCGACGGCACCCTGCGGTTGTCCCTGACGAGCGCCTACAACCTGGGCACCGTCAGCGGCTCCGGCCTGATCACCCAGCCGCGCTTCCTCTGGGGCACCTGGGATCTGACGTCCGGCCCGTTCTCCGGGGTCGTCGACAACGGCACGCAGACCAACGCGGGGCGGCCCGAGTACGCGACCGCTCTGCCGAACATGCGCAAGGTGCTGAACCAGGGCACCTGGACCGTGGACACCCCGCTGGGACAGACCGTCACCGAGCGGATGGACTTCTACCAGCGCGAGTACGGCAGCGACATCAACGTCCAGTCCCGGCCGGGAAGCAAGGTGATCCTGACGGGCCAGTACAGCTGGTCGAACCAGGGCGGCGACACCGATCCCTCGCTCAGCGACCCCGCCCTGAACTGGACTCCGGCCGCCAAGAACGTCAACAAGCGCGGCACCAACATCAAGGGCGCGAACGTCCAGTGGGGCGACGGGACGACCAGCAGGATCTTCATGCCGGGCACGGCGAAGACGGTGTACATCAACCTCCTCGCGGCGCGCTCCCGTTCACTGCTGACCTTCGACTACAACGGGCCGGTCACCCTCGGCGCCCCGATCGGCGGCGGCCGCTTCCACGACACCCTGTCCGCGCCCGGTGCGGGTGACATCGTCATCAAGGGGACCAAGGGCAACGACGTCACCTTCGCGGCCGTCCAGTACTACGACGGTTCCACCACCGTCGAGAAGGGTGCCGTACTGCGCCTGGGCAGCGGCAGGCCGGGGGGCGACGGAGGGCTCTACACCGGGGGCCGTCTCTACAGGCTCGTGAACAACGGCTCGCTCGTGCTCGACAACGCGGCCAGGTCCCTGACCCTGCCCCGGATCAGCGGCAGCGGCTCGCTCAGCCAGACGGGCAGGGCGACGACCACACTGACCGGCGGCGCGATCACCTACACCGGGACGACGACGGTCAAGCGGGGCACGCTGGCCCTGCGGAGCGGTGCAACGCTCGCCCGCAGCAAGGGAATCCGGCTCACCTCGACGGCCGCACGGCTCGACGTCGGCACAGCCGGCCTCCGGGTGGTCTCCGCACTGTCCGGCAAGGGCACGGTGAAGGGCACGGTCACCAACGAGGGCGTGGTCGCGGGCGGTCTCACCGTCTCCGGCGGGTACACCCAGAGCGCCAAGGGCCAACTGGTGCTGGGAAGCGCCCCGTTGAAGGTGACGGGTCCGGTACGGCTGTCCGGTGACCTCGACCTCGCCGCGGCCGGCACGGACCCGGCCCGCAGGATCACCGTGCTGGACAACAAGGGCGGTGCGAAGGTCGTGGGCGCCTTCAAGGGCCTGAAGGAGGGCACGCGGCTCAAGCTCGCCGACACGACCTACCGCCTCACCTACCGCGGCGGCGACGGCAACGACGTCGTCCTGACCGCCGTGTCGGCAAGCGCGTCCCCGCGTGTCCGCTCTGCCTCGACGCCAAAGGCGGCGGCCGCGGCGCCCCACGCCACGGGTGAGGCGGCCGAGGGACTGGGCTGGTGGCCGTACGTTCTGGCACTGGGACTGCTGGGCGGCCTGGTGGCCCCGCAGACCGCGCGGAGGCGGAGCAGGCGACCCGAGGGCGGGCGCCACGCGGCGCACTGAACGATCCGGGGTTCCGCGGCACCCCTGTCCGGCCCGCACCCTGGTCCGGTCCGCACCCCGGTCCGCATGCCGGTCCCGGTGTTCGCGGACCGGACAGCCGCGGCCGTCCGGCGGGCCTTCGGTTAGCGTCGAGGCATGACCAGCGACACCCCGGAAGTCCCCGACGCCCTCGCCCGCCCCTTCGCCGAGGCCCTCGCGGCCGGTCCGGTCGTGCTCGACGGCGGTATGTCCAACCAGCTGGAGTCCGCCGGGCACGACCTGAGCGACGAGCTGTGGTCGGCCCGGCTGCTCGCGGAGCGGCCCGAGGCGATCACCGAGGCGCATCTCGCGTACTACGAGGCGGGCGCGGACGTGGCGATCACGTCCAGCTACCAGGCCACCTTCGAGGGCTTCGCCAAGCGCGGCATCGGGCGCGAGCGGGCCGCCGAACTGCTCGCCCTGAGCGTCGGGTTGGCACAGGAGGCGACGCGGCAGGCGCAGGCGAAGGGGGTACGGCGGCCGCTGTACGTGGCGGCCTCGGTCGGGCCGTACGGCGCGATGCTCGCGGACGGCTCGGAGTACCGCGGTCGGTACGGCCTGAGCGTGGCCGAGCTGGAGGCGTTCCACCGGCCCCGGCTCGAGGTGCTGGCGGCGGCCGGACCCGACGTGCTGGCGCTGGAGACGATCCCGGACAGCGACGAGGCGCAGGCGCTGCTGCGGGCGGTCCGCGGTCTCGGTGTGCCGGCCTGGCTCTCCTACTCCGTCGCGGGCGACCGCACCCGTGCGGGGCAGCCCCTGGAGGAGGCGTTCGCGCTCGCCGCCGACGTGGACGAGGTCATCGCGGTCGGCGTCAACTGCTGCGTCCCCGAGGACGTGGACAACGCGATCGAGACCGCCGCGCGGGTCACCGGCAAGCCCGTCGTGGTCTACCCCAACAGCGGCGAGACCTGGAACGCGGGAGCGCGCCGCTGGGAGGGACGGTCCTCGTTCACGTCGGACGAGGTCATGGGGTGGAGGGCCTCGGGCGCACGGCTGATCGGGGGATGCTGCCGGGTGGGTCCTGAGGCGATCTCGGGGATTGCGGGAGCGGTGCGTTAGCGGGAGCGGTGCGGCGCGTGAGCGGGTGGCGCGTGAGCGGGGCGGCGCGCCTTTTGCCCACGCGCCGCGCAGCGCCGTCCGTGGCGCTGCCGCTCAGTCCCCCTCTTCCGGGTGCTGCCCGGGGCCGCCGCCCTGAGGCGACAGCGGGGTGGGGGAAAGGTCCGTGGGTTCCTCCCCGCTCTCCAGGAGAGTGTTGGCGGCGCCGATGATCCGCGGGTCTGCCGACCCGACCGCCTCCTCGTCCTTGGCCGCGTAGTCGCAGCGCAGCAGCAGATGCCGCATCGCTTCGAGCCGGGCCCGACGCTTGTCGTTGCTCTTCACCACGGTCCACGGGGCGTAGGGCGTGTCCGTCGCGCGGAACATGTCGACCTTCGCCTTCGTATAGGCGTCCCACAGGTCGAGCGAGGCCAGGTCGGTGGGCGACAGCTTCCACTGCCGTACGGGATCGACCCGGCGGATCGCGAACCGTGTGCGCTGTTCACCCCGTGAGACCGAGAACCAGAACTTGACCAGCGTGATGCCGTCGTCCGTGAGCAGCTTCTCGAAAACGGGTGCCTGGGCGTGGAAGTGCCGGTACTCGTCAGGGGTGCAGTATCCCATCACCCGTTCCACGCCGGCCCGGTTGTACCAGGACCGGTCGAAGAAGACGATCTCCCCGGGAGCGGGCAGATGGGGGACGTAGCGCTGGAAGTACCACTGCCCGGCCTCCCTCTCGCTCGGCTTGTCCAACGCCACCACCCGGGCTCCACGCGGGTTGAGGCGTTCGGTGAACCGCTTGATCGTGCCGCCCTTGCCCGCCGCGTCCCGCCCCTCGCACACCACCACGACGCGCTGCCCGGTGTCGCGCACCCATTTCTGGAGCTTCAGCAGTTCGATCTGAAGGATCCGCTTTTCCCGCTCGTACGGCTTCCGTCGGAGCTTCTCCTCGTACGGATAGTTCTCGCGCCAGGTGTCGAGAGGATTGCCGTCGCCGGCCAGCAGGATGGGCTGCTCGGGCCGCTGCTCGTCCACGAGCAGCCCCGCGAGCAGTTCCGACGGGGCGGACGTGCCCTCGGGGTCTGCGGCCGGTGCCGCCGGCCTCACGGAATCAACCACGGCGGGCTCCTCCTGCTCATGACGTCGACAGTTCGCCGCGTTCCCCTCCCGGGACAAGAGGGGAAGGGCGACAGGGCGGACCGTCCGGATCTTGCCGAGTGCCCACTGCCCGGCCGTGCATGTCCGTCCGCGTGAGGTGCCTGCCGGTCCGTTCGGGATGATTTGCCCCGAGCCTCCCGGGTACTCGCCGCCGGGTACGACGCACGCGCTATCGCGGGAGGTATCCCATGGGCAAGCTGGGCGACATGGCGAACAAGGCCAAGGCAATGGCGAAGGGTCACCCGGATCAGGCCGACAAGGGCGTGACGCGCGCTGAGCGCATGGTCGACGAGCGGACCGGGGACAAGTACGACGCCCAAACCGACAAGGCCGCCGACGCGGCCCGTCGTTCCTACCGGGACAGCGGTACGACGGAGCGCTGACTCGCATGACCGACCTCCGGCCCCCGGCGCACAGCGTCGGGGGCCGGAGACGTGTGGCCGGCTCCGGGGGCGGTCGCCCGCGGACTCCGCGAGACGGGCGGGAAGCCGCTCACCTGCACCATTGTCATGGCCCGCAGGCCCGTAGGCGGCATACCGGGTCCCAGTCCCCCGTGCCTGCGATGCCCTGCGCCCCTGTCCGCGGCCGTCGCAGGACTCGCGCTCGTCTTCGGCGTCCGGTTCTTCCACCTGCGCCGTGCAGGTCGTCGTCCACTACCCGCTGCGACAAGTCCCCCTCAGGCTGATCGAGGGGAGGGATCGGGGGTACACGGCTCCGCATGGCACCGAAGAACGATCACTCCAAGGTCCTGCGGGCGGTACGGCAGATGCGCCGCATCCGAGCCTTCTACGCGCTGGGTGCTCTTCTCTGGGCGGCGACCGCCGCCTGGGGAGGCTGGCAGAACCCCGGCAGTCGGCAGATGTGGGTGCCCGTACTCCTGTTGGCCGTCTTCGCCGGTCTGCTGTCCGCGACGACCCTGTGGCTGCGGCAGTACCGGTCCGAGGACACCGACCGTCCCGCCCACCACGCGGCTCCACGGAGGCCGGCCGTCCGTCGCCACGCCAGCGCCTGACCCGCGGGCCTGCGAGCCTGCGGGCCCGCGGGCCTGCGGACCCGCGGCGGCGCTCGGCCGGACACGAAGCCGTCGGCGCCGAGGCCGAAGCCGGGGCCGGACGGCTCGGAGCGGGCCTCTTGAGGTCGCCTCCCGCGCCCCCGACTCCACCACGCGCACCGTGCGGCGCGTGAGTTCCGACGGCGCCGACACCCGTGGGGCCGGCGCCCGCTGAGGGGCCCTCCGGGGGGTAGTCGCTTGCCATGACTGTCTACGGATTACACGCCTCGCACGAGCAGATCCCGCCCGCGGATCTGCTCGACGCCGTGGTACGCGCGGAGCAGGCGGGCTTCACCGCCGCCATGTGCTCGGACCACTTCTCGCCGTGGAGCGTGCGACAGGGAGAGTCCGGCTTCGCCTGGTCATGGCTCGGAGCCGCCCTCCAGGCCACCGACCAGGTGCCGTTCGGTGTGGTGAACGCGCCCGGCCAGCGTTACCACCCCGCCGTCGTCGCCCAGGCGATCGCCACCCTCGCGTCCATGAACCCGGGCCGGTTCTGGACCGCGCTCGGCACCGGAGAGGCCTCCAACGAACACATCACCGGCGCGGGCTGGCCCCGCAAGGACACCCGCTCCGCGCGCCTGCGGGAGTGCGTCGACGTCATCCGGGCGCTGCTGCGGGGCGAGGAGGTCAGCCACGACGGACTGGTGACCGTGGACCGGGCCCGGCTGTGGACGCTGCCGCCCGAGGAACCGCCGCTGATAGGAGCCGCGTGCAGCACCGCCACCGCGGCCTGGTGCGCCGAGTGGGCGGACGGACTGATCACGGTCAACGCCCCGCGCGAACGCCTGCGCGAGATCATCGGCGCGTACCGTGACGCGGGCGGCCGTGGCCCCCTCCATCTTCAGGTGCACCTGAGCTGGGCGCCCGACGAGGCCGAGGCGCTCGCCCTCGCGCACGACCAGTGGCGGACCAACGTGCACGCCCCGCCGGTCAGTTGGGACCTCGACTCCGCGGAACTGTTCGACGTCGTCAGCGAGCACGTCACCCCCGAGGAGGTGGCGCGCACGGTCGACGTCTCCTCCGACCTCGGCCGGCACGCCGCCCGGCTCCAGGAGTACGCCGACCTGGGGTTCGACGCGGTGATGCTGCACCACGTGGGCCGGGAACAGGCCGCGTTCATCGACGCGTTCGGCGCCGGGGTACTGCCGCGACTCGACGTGACCCGCCCGATCCCCGCCACGGCGAAGGAGTACCGATGCGTCTGACCCGCACGTCCGACCTGTGGTGGAAGAACGCGGTGGTGTACTGCCTGGACGTCGAGACGTACCAGGACGGCAACGGCGACGGCATCGGGGACTTCGCGGGGCTCACCCAGCGCATCGACCACCTGGTGCGCCTCGGCGTGACCTGCGTGTGGCTGATGCCCTTCTACCCGACGCGGGAGCGCGACGACGGCTACGACATCACGGACTTCTACGGCGTGGACCCGCGCCTGGGCACCCTCGGCGACTTCGCCGAGTTCGTCCGCACCGCGCGCGACCGCGGCATCCGCGTGATCGCCGATCTCGTCGTCAACCACACCTCCGAGGACCACCCCTGGTTCCAGGACGCCCGCTCCAGCCGGGACTCCGCCCACCGCGACTGGTACGTCTGGAAGGACGAGCCCCCCGAGGACGGCCCCCAGGGCGTGGTCTTCCCCGACGCGGAGGACAGCCTGTGGGAGTACGACGAGGGCAGCGGCCAGTACTACCTGCACCGCTTCTACAAGCAGCAGCCCGACCTCAACGTCGCCCACCCCGAGGTCCGTGACGAGATAGCCCGCATCATGGGCTTCTGGACCCAGCTCGGCCTGTCCGGCTTCCGGGTCGACGCCGTGCCCTTCCTGCTGGAGACCGACGGACAGAGCGACGCGGGGGATCTGCCCGACCCGCACGAGTACCTCGCCGACCTGCGGGCCTTCCTCGGCCGCCGCAACGGCGAGTCGGTCCTGCTCGGCGAGGTCAACCTGCCCTACGACGGCACCACCCGCTTCTTCGGCGACCCCTCCTCGGACCGCGGCGACGAACTCACCATGTGCTTCGACTTCGTCGGGATGCAGCAGATGTACCTGTCGATGGCACGTCACGACGCCAGGCCGCTGGCCGCCGCACTGCGCGACCGCCCCGCGGCGCCGCGCGACGCCCACTGGGCCGTGTTCGTGCGCAACCACGACGAACTCACCCTCGACAAACTCAGCGACTCCGAACGGGCCGAGGTGTTCGCGTCCTTCGGCCCGGAGAAGGACATGCAGCTGTACGACCGAGGGCTGCGGCGCAGGCTCCCGCCCATGGTCGACGGCGACCGACGCCGCGTCGAACTGGCCTACAGCCTGCTGTTCACCCTGCCGGGCACCCCCGTGCTCTTCTACGGCGAGGAACTCGGCATGGGCGAGAACCTGGCCGCGGAGGGACGCCAGGCCGTACGCACCCCGATGCAGTGGACCCCGGAGAAGGGCGCCGGGTTCTCCACCGCCGAGCCGGACGCCTTCCCCAACCCGCTGGTGGACGGCGCGTTCGGTCCCCAGAAGATCAACGTGTACGAGCAGAGCCGCGACCCTGCTTCCCTGCTGAGCCGCATGCGTCTGTTCATCGAACGCTACCGGGAGGCCCCCGAACTGGCGTGGGGCGACTACCGCTTGCTGAACACGGGAGAGGACGCGGTCCTGGCGCACGTCTGCCGCGCCGGCGACGGCACCGTGCTGGCCGTGCACAACTTCGCGGACCGGCCTCACACCGTACGGCTGGAACTGGCCGAGGCCGGATCCGGCGGACGGTTGACGGACCTGCTCGACGAGGGACACACCGGTCTCAAGGCGGGCGAGGACGGCATGTTCCACGTCGACCTGCCCCCGTACGGCTATCGGTGGCTCCGCGTCGGCACCCCGGCGGACGACCCTGAAAGCATCGCGTCCAGCTGACAGGCCCACGAGCGGCGGCCCCGAGCCATCGTCGGGGCCGCCCCGGATTTCCGCGCTGCTGCCCCTCAGCCCTGGGAGGGACTCGACGTCCCCGGGGACGTCTCCCTGGCCGGCTGTTCCTCAGTGCCGCCGCGCGAGCCCCGAGCGCCGCAGCCGTCGTACGACCGACCGCAGTTCCGCGGTCCGCGCGGGCCAGCCCTCCGCCGGTTCCGACACGGGCGCCGTCTCCTCGGTGGTCGGGTCCGCCGTCCACACCGCGAAATCATGGTCCCGAGGGCCGGACACGAGGTAGGGGTCGCCCTTGCCGAAGATCTGGACCGGGTGGGTGGCGTCCCAGGGCTGCCAGCCGGGGTCGCCGTCGACGGCGAAACGTACCCAGGCCCCGTGCATGGCGTCGGCGAGCTCGGTCGGGGCGCCCTCGCCGGCGAGCTTGGCCGACTCGGGGGTGTTTCCGGTGTCGAAGACGAAGCCGAGCTCCAGGGCGTGGCAGGCGCCGAGTTTCGGCAGGTGGGAGGGCCAGGCGAACTCGTAGACGTACGAGGTGCCCGGACGGGCCCCGGCCAGGCGGTGCAGGGGGATGCGGAGCAGGTGGTCGGTGACCATCTGGCCGACGGTGTCGGCGGTGCCGGCGTCGGGGTGCAGGGCGCGGTAGCCGCGGACCACCTCGGAGCCGCAGTGGCAGCGGGCCATGGCTCCGGCGAGGGCGACCGGCCCGAGCCGTTCGACGCGCTCCACGAGGCCGCCGGGGACGAGCCAGAGGCGGTACTCGTCGCTGGTCCAGCCGAGCATCAGGTCGACGTCCTTCGCGACGCCCGCGTCCGGCTCGGTGAGGGCCTCCAGGGGGTCGCGCGGCACGAGGTCGCCGTCGACCACGATCCCGAACGCGGGGCCGCCGAGGACCGGGCTGCTGAGCCGGCCCACCTCGGCCTGGGTGCGCAGCAGCAGGTCACGGTCGACCTCGGCGAAGGCCGCGGCGGTGGCGGGGACCTTCAGCCGGGTGGCCATCCTGCGCACCATCCGCCGTACCTTGTCGCGGTCGCTCGCCTCGGGCGGCCCGCTCTGCAGGACCGCCCGCCGGACCAGGCCCTGGGCCTGCGGGGCGGCCAGCAGGGCGCCGGTGCTGATCGCGCCGGCCGACTGTCCGGCCAGCGTCACCCGCCCCGGGTCGCCGCCGAAGGCCCCGATCGCCTGGTGGACCCATTGCAGGGCGGCGAACTGGTCGCGCAGGCCGGGGTTGGCGGGCGCGTCGGGGAAGAGACCGTAGCCCTCCACGCCGAGCCGGTAGTTCACCGAGACGAACACGACGCCATCGCGGGCGAAGGCGTGCCCGTCGTACACCGGCACCGCGGAGGATCCCCTGGTCAGGGCGCCGCCGTGCAGCCACACCAGGACCGGGAGCCGGGCCCCGGGGCCGGGCTCGGGGGTCCACACGTTGAGGTTGAGGCAGTCGTCGCCGGGCACGACGGGGTCGGAGAGGTACTGCGCGAAGGCCTCGGAGTACGGGGGTTTCGGTGCCGTCGGCCCGAAGTCGACCGTGTCGCGCACCCCGTCCCAGCGCTCGGGCGGCTCCGGTGGCCGGAAGCGGCGGGGGCCGAAGGGCGGGGCCGCGTAGGGGATTCCCCGAAAGACCGCGACGCCGTTCTCGTACCGGCCGCGTACGGTCCCGTAGGGCGTGCTGACCACGGGGTTCGTCCGGACTGCTGTCATGCACCAGCCTCCTCACCGCGCTACTGCACCGGTAACAACAGAGCACCACAGTTCCGCTCGGTATTCCGGTGCGGAGCGCGGTTCGGCCGCTACTTGGCGTACATCAGGGTGCCGAAGCCCCGCTGGTCGAAGCCTCCGCTGGTGTCCGGCTGAGCCGCGGGGAGCGTTCGAGGTTTCGAAAGTCAGAGGGCCTGAAGACCCGCGTGGCCCGGCCTCTTCCCGACTTCACCTGGCGAACCTAGGGTAGGAAGCGCTTACTGTTTCCGCGCTGGTCGAAACTTTCATGGCCCTCGGGCGGGCCGGAGAGGTGGTTCCCGATGGTCCGCACGGGGAGTGCGAGCGTGGCGGCCGGTCCCACGCTGGCGGTCGTGGCCCGGGAGGCGGGCGTGTCGGTGCCGACCGCCTCCAAGGTGGTCAACGGCCGGGAGGACGTGGCCCCCGAGACCCGCCGCCGGGTCACCGAGGCGCTGGACCGGCTCGGCTACGTCCGCAGACCGAGGTTCGACGCGGCGAAGGCGTCGGGCCTCGTCGACCTGGTCGTGCACTCGCTGGAGACCTCCTGGTCGGGCGCGGTGCTGCACGGCGTTGAGGCGGCCGCCCACGACGCGGGCCTGGAGGTGGTGGTCTCGGCCGGCCTGACCCGGAACCGGGCGGGGCGCCCGGACCGCGGCTGGATGGACAAGCTCACCGCGCGCGGCTCCTCCGGGGTGCTGTTCAACCTGGCCGAGCTGACCTCGTCGCAGTACGGCTGGCTGGACCAGCACCGCATCCCGTACGTCCTGATCGACCCGGTCCTGGAGCCGCCGCCGGGCGTGGTCTCGGTGGGCGCGGCGAACTGGCGGGGCGGGGTGACGGCGACGGAGCATCTGCTGGCGCTGGGCCACGAGCGCATCGCGGTCGTCGCCGGCCATCAGCGCAGGATGTGCAGCAGCGCCCGCGTGGCGGGCTACCGTTCCGCGCTCGCGGCGGCGGGGATACGGCAGCGTCCCGAGTACGTCCGGCACGCCGGTCTCGACGAGAGGGCGGCCCACCTCCGCATGCTGGAACTCCTGGATCTGCCCGAACCGCCGACCGCGGTCTTCGTCTGCTCCGACCACATGGCCCTCGGTGTGTACGAGGCGCTGGCGGAGCGGGGTCTGCGCGTCCCCGACGACATCAGCGTCGTGGGTTTCGACGACCTCCCCGAGGCCCGCTGGACCACTCCGGCCCTCACCACGGTCCGTCAGCCCCTGTCGGAGATGGCGGCCACGGCCCTGCGTCTGCTGGTCCGCATGATGGAGGGCGACCGCCCGGAGAGCACCCGCACCGAGCTGTCGACGCGGCTGGTGGAGCGGGCGAGCACGGCCCCGCCGCGCGACTGAGCTCCGATCGGCTGCAGGGGCCACCCACCGCCCAATTCGTTCAGCTTCGGTCATCTGCGGGCGAGGGGAACTGGCCGGGGCGGACGGGCGTCGAACGTTGCGGCGGGGAGGGGGGCCGCTGCCCCTGCCGGGGCGGCGGCGAGCACTTGGGGGACGACCATGACGCGCTGGCGGCCGCTGCCGGACTCGCTTCCGAGGGAGGCGCGGCATCTCGTCGAACAGCTGCGGCACCTCAAGGACCGGACGGATCTGAGCCTGGCCGAGCTGGCCCGGCGCACCGCGTACAGCAAGTCGTCCTGGCAGCGGTATCTCAGCGGGGCCAAGCAGCCGCCGCGGGGGGCGGTGCAGGCGCTGTGCCGGGTGGCGGGCGCGGACCAGGCGCGGCTGCTGGCGCTGTGGGACCTGGCAGACCCGGTCTGGCCGTACGGCACGGTGGTGACCGTGGTGGCGCAGGAGGTGGCGGTGTCGGTTCCGGCCGGTCTCGAGTACCGGCGGTGGCGTACGGCGGCGCTGGTCGCGTTCGCCGTCATCGTGCTGCTGGTGGCGGGGGTGCTGTGGGCGTGGCCGTCGGGGAGCGGGTGACCGCGGGGCCGCCCGCTCCCCCGCCGGCAGAGGTCAGCCGACCTGGTCGTAGTACGCGATCCGCCAGGGTCCTGTGCCCTTGAGCTTCACCCGGTACTTGCCGCTGACCCGCTTGAAGTCGACGTCGCGCCTGTCGCCGTCGTAGCGGACACCGCCGCCGGAGACGGGGCCGTGGAGCCACTGCTGGGCGAACTCCCAGCTCTGGTCGGTGACCACGCCGTCGTTGTCGGTGAGTCCGTAGCGCTCCTGCCACCACTGGGTGGCCGACTCGGTCTCCGGGCCGAACGAGCCGTCGATCTGGCTCTTGCCGAAGTTGTGCCAGTCCCCGTCCTCGTCCTGCCACTTGGCGCCGTCCGCGTACAGGACGGACTCCCACAGGGCCGTGGCGTTGCTGTCGGCGTAGTCGTCGACGCTCAGGTTCTCCTCGTCCTGCCAGTCGTCG from Streptomyces sp. CC0208 carries:
- a CDS encoding substrate-binding domain-containing protein codes for the protein MVRTGSASVAAGPTLAVVAREAGVSVPTASKVVNGREDVAPETRRRVTEALDRLGYVRRPRFDAAKASGLVDLVVHSLETSWSGAVLHGVEAAAHDAGLEVVVSAGLTRNRAGRPDRGWMDKLTARGSSGVLFNLAELTSSQYGWLDQHRIPYVLIDPVLEPPPGVVSVGAANWRGGVTATEHLLALGHERIAVVAGHQRRMCSSARVAGYRSALAAAGIRQRPEYVRHAGLDERAAHLRMLELLDLPEPPTAVFVCSDHMALGVYEALAERGLRVPDDISVVGFDDLPEARWTTPALTTVRQPLSEMAATALRLLVRMMEGDRPESTRTELSTRLVERASTAPPRD
- a CDS encoding carboxylesterase family protein is translated as MTAVRTNPVVSTPYGTVRGRYENGVAVFRGIPYAAPPFGPRRFRPPEPPERWDGVRDTVDFGPTAPKPPYSEAFAQYLSDPVVPGDDCLNLNVWTPEPGPGARLPVLVWLHGGALTRGSSAVPVYDGHAFARDGVVFVSVNYRLGVEGYGLFPDAPANPGLRDQFAALQWVHQAIGAFGGDPGRVTLAGQSAGAISTGALLAAPQAQGLVRRAVLQSGPPEASDRDKVRRMVRRMATRLKVPATAAAFAEVDRDLLLRTQAEVGRLSSPVLGGPAFGIVVDGDLVPRDPLEALTEPDAGVAKDVDLMLGWTSDEYRLWLVPGGLVERVERLGPVALAGAMARCHCGSEVVRGYRALHPDAGTADTVGQMVTDHLLRIPLHRLAGARPGTSYVYEFAWPSHLPKLGACHALELGFVFDTGNTPESAKLAGEGAPTELADAMHGAWVRFAVDGDPGWQPWDATHPVQIFGKGDPYLVSGPRDHDFAVWTADPTTEETAPVSEPAEGWPARTAELRSVVRRLRRSGLARRH
- a CDS encoding TIGR03885 family FMN-dependent LLM class oxidoreductase; this translates as MTVYGLHASHEQIPPADLLDAVVRAEQAGFTAAMCSDHFSPWSVRQGESGFAWSWLGAALQATDQVPFGVVNAPGQRYHPAVVAQAIATLASMNPGRFWTALGTGEASNEHITGAGWPRKDTRSARLRECVDVIRALLRGEEVSHDGLVTVDRARLWTLPPEEPPLIGAACSTATAAWCAEWADGLITVNAPRERLREIIGAYRDAGGRGPLHLQVHLSWAPDEAEALALAHDQWRTNVHAPPVSWDLDSAELFDVVSEHVTPEEVARTVDVSSDLGRHAARLQEYADLGFDAVMLHHVGREQAAFIDAFGAGVLPRLDVTRPIPATAKEYRCV
- a CDS encoding alpha-amylase family protein — encoded protein: MRLTRTSDLWWKNAVVYCLDVETYQDGNGDGIGDFAGLTQRIDHLVRLGVTCVWLMPFYPTRERDDGYDITDFYGVDPRLGTLGDFAEFVRTARDRGIRVIADLVVNHTSEDHPWFQDARSSRDSAHRDWYVWKDEPPEDGPQGVVFPDAEDSLWEYDEGSGQYYLHRFYKQQPDLNVAHPEVRDEIARIMGFWTQLGLSGFRVDAVPFLLETDGQSDAGDLPDPHEYLADLRAFLGRRNGESVLLGEVNLPYDGTTRFFGDPSSDRGDELTMCFDFVGMQQMYLSMARHDARPLAAALRDRPAAPRDAHWAVFVRNHDELTLDKLSDSERAEVFASFGPEKDMQLYDRGLRRRLPPMVDGDRRRVELAYSLLFTLPGTPVLFYGEELGMGENLAAEGRQAVRTPMQWTPEKGAGFSTAEPDAFPNPLVDGAFGPQKINVYEQSRDPASLLSRMRLFIERYREAPELAWGDYRLLNTGEDAVLAHVCRAGDGTVLAVHNFADRPHTVRLELAEAGSGGRLTDLLDEGHTGLKAGEDGMFHVDLPPYGYRWLRVGTPADDPESIASS
- a CDS encoding antitoxin; this translates as MGKLGDMANKAKAMAKGHPDQADKGVTRAERMVDERTGDKYDAQTDKAADAARRSYRDSGTTER
- the ppk2 gene encoding polyphosphate kinase 2, with the protein product MRPAAPAADPEGTSAPSELLAGLLVDEQRPEQPILLAGDGNPLDTWRENYPYEEKLRRKPYEREKRILQIELLKLQKWVRDTGQRVVVVCEGRDAAGKGGTIKRFTERLNPRGARVVALDKPSEREAGQWYFQRYVPHLPAPGEIVFFDRSWYNRAGVERVMGYCTPDEYRHFHAQAPVFEKLLTDDGITLVKFWFSVSRGEQRTRFAIRRVDPVRQWKLSPTDLASLDLWDAYTKAKVDMFRATDTPYAPWTVVKSNDKRRARLEAMRHLLLRCDYAAKDEEAVGSADPRIIGAANTLLESGEEPTDLSPTPLSPQGGGPGQHPEEGD
- a CDS encoding helix-turn-helix transcriptional regulator gives rise to the protein MTRWRPLPDSLPREARHLVEQLRHLKDRTDLSLAELARRTAYSKSSWQRYLSGAKQPPRGAVQALCRVAGADQARLLALWDLADPVWPYGTVVTVVAQEVAVSVPAGLEYRRWRTAALVAFAVIVLLVAGVLWAWPSGSG
- the mmuM gene encoding homocysteine S-methyltransferase gives rise to the protein MTSDTPEVPDALARPFAEALAAGPVVLDGGMSNQLESAGHDLSDELWSARLLAERPEAITEAHLAYYEAGADVAITSSYQATFEGFAKRGIGRERAAELLALSVGLAQEATRQAQAKGVRRPLYVAASVGPYGAMLADGSEYRGRYGLSVAELEAFHRPRLEVLAAAGPDVLALETIPDSDEAQALLRAVRGLGVPAWLSYSVAGDRTRAGQPLEEAFALAADVDEVIAVGVNCCVPEDVDNAIETAARVTGKPVVVYPNSGETWNAGARRWEGRSSFTSDEVMGWRASGARLIGGCCRVGPEAISGIAGAVR
- a CDS encoding autotransporter, with protein sequence MSSQTHKTAAVASALVALLAWAPPALAAGPRDVTADVLADRDVTLTGDTVVSVPAGTTTYDGVFRGEGTLTVRGTGTLVLTKDSDFTLPRSRQRQSVRTQGGNHPYVTTSHPDPPAITVERGATLQYGDGGTTGLIGHFPYNTPAFRLNQDNIRVDGTLRLSLTSAYNLGTVSGSGLITQPRFLWGTWDLTSGPFSGVVDNGTQTNAGRPEYATALPNMRKVLNQGTWTVDTPLGQTVTERMDFYQREYGSDINVQSRPGSKVILTGQYSWSNQGGDTDPSLSDPALNWTPAAKNVNKRGTNIKGANVQWGDGTTSRIFMPGTAKTVYINLLAARSRSLLTFDYNGPVTLGAPIGGGRFHDTLSAPGAGDIVIKGTKGNDVTFAAVQYYDGSTTVEKGAVLRLGSGRPGGDGGLYTGGRLYRLVNNGSLVLDNAARSLTLPRISGSGSLSQTGRATTTLTGGAITYTGTTTVKRGTLALRSGATLARSKGIRLTSTAARLDVGTAGLRVVSALSGKGTVKGTVTNEGVVAGGLTVSGGYTQSAKGQLVLGSAPLKVTGPVRLSGDLDLAAAGTDPARRITVLDNKGGAKVVGAFKGLKEGTRLKLADTTYRLTYRGGDGNDVVLTAVSASASPRVRSASTPKAAAAAPHATGEAAEGLGWWPYVLALGLLGGLVAPQTARRRSRRPEGGRHAAH